A DNA window from Candidatus Sulfidibacterium hydrothermale contains the following coding sequences:
- a CDS encoding chloride channel protein yields the protein MDFYHKLLKKPLTSIHNRQLHGDVLLLSVIIGVWGGLSAVILKNIAYYTHQWVTRGFDFGTGYYVYLGLPVIGLTLTVLFTKYVVKANLSHGVSIVLHAISKRFGKIRSHNLYSSMVASIFTITFGGSMGFEAPIVLTGGAIGSFLGRKFHMSRKTVIILVGAGASGALAGIFKAPIAATVFSLEILMIDLTMASLIPILISAVSGATMAYFLMGNGVLFSIHLDRMYDVNNLPFYALLGIFTGLVSLYFNRTTFLIEDLMGKLKKDSEKVLIGGLAIGVIIFIFPSIYGEGYEFLRQLISGQGGSLINQSVMPSSGRITHILLLLFLIMIFKVIAMATTGASGGVGGIFAPSLFMGGVAGVFFAKMVNLLPFVSVPEKNMGLVGMAGVMAGVMHAPLTGIFLVAEFTGSYQLFAPLIFTAIFSYLTISLFETHSIYTKRLAEKGELMTHHKDKAVLQMMRVSPLIETNFKTINKNATLGDLVHVLANSERNIVAVVDDDNNFQGIIFMNDIRNIIFKPELYDKIKVDELMYMPEPLVSPDDTMEEVTKKFQDSGNFNLPVIKDGKYLGFVSRAQVFSQYRKLLKEFSDE from the coding sequence ATGGATTTTTATCATAAATTATTGAAAAAACCATTAACCAGTATTCATAACCGGCAACTGCACGGGGATGTGCTCTTGCTGAGTGTGATTATCGGCGTCTGGGGCGGTTTGTCAGCCGTTATTCTGAAAAATATTGCCTATTATACCCACCAGTGGGTAACCCGCGGTTTTGATTTTGGGACCGGGTATTATGTATATCTCGGATTGCCGGTTATCGGTTTAACCCTCACGGTTTTGTTTACCAAATATGTGGTGAAAGCCAACCTTTCGCACGGGGTGAGTATTGTGTTGCATGCCATTTCCAAACGGTTTGGCAAAATTCGGTCGCACAACTTGTATTCCTCTATGGTGGCCAGTATTTTCACCATCACGTTTGGAGGCTCTATGGGTTTTGAAGCCCCGATTGTTTTAACCGGCGGGGCCATCGGCTCTTTTTTGGGACGAAAATTCCACATGAGCCGGAAAACGGTAATTATTTTGGTGGGCGCAGGAGCCAGCGGAGCACTGGCCGGTATTTTTAAAGCGCCGATTGCGGCTACCGTTTTTTCATTGGAGATTTTAATGATTGACCTGACCATGGCCAGCCTGATCCCTATTCTGATTTCTGCTGTTTCGGGGGCAACCATGGCTTATTTTCTGATGGGAAACGGGGTGCTGTTTTCCATTCATCTCGACCGGATGTACGATGTCAACAACCTGCCTTTTTATGCTTTGCTCGGAATTTTTACCGGTTTGGTTTCGCTTTATTTTAACCGTACTACTTTCCTGATTGAAGATTTAATGGGAAAACTGAAAAAAGACAGTGAAAAAGTGTTGATTGGCGGACTGGCCATCGGAGTAATTATTTTCATTTTCCCGTCAATTTATGGTGAAGGTTACGAATTTTTACGGCAGCTTATCTCCGGTCAGGGCGGAAGCCTGATTAACCAGAGTGTCATGCCGTCGTCCGGCAGGATTACCCACATCTTGCTCCTTTTGTTTTTGATCATGATCTTTAAGGTCATCGCAATGGCTACTACCGGTGCCAGCGGCGGTGTTGGGGGTATTTTTGCTCCTTCGTTGTTCATGGGGGGAGTAGCCGGCGTATTTTTTGCCAAGATGGTAAACCTGTTGCCTTTTGTTTCGGTGCCGGAAAAAAATATGGGACTGGTGGGAATGGCCGGAGTAATGGCCGGAGTGATGCATGCGCCGCTTACCGGAATTTTTCTTGTGGCCGAGTTTACCGGAAGCTATCAGCTGTTTGCTCCATTGATTTTTACCGCCATCTTTTCTTATCTGACCATCAGTCTGTTCGAAACACATTCGATTTATACCAAACGGCTGGCTGAGAAAGGCGAACTGATGACTCACCACAAGGATAAAGCCGTTTTGCAGATGATGCGGGTTTCTCCATTGATCGAAACCAACTTTAAAACCATCAACAAAAATGCAACACTGGGCGATTTGGTTCATGTTTTGGCTAACTCTGAGCGAAATATTGTAGCGGTAGTCGATGACGATAATAACTTTCAGGGTATCATCTTCATGAACGACATTCGCAATATTATTTTCAAGCCAGAATTGTACGATAAAATTAAAGTGGATGAGTTGATGTACATGCCCGAACCGCTGGTGAGCCCGGACGATACCATGGAAGAAGTCACCAAAAAATTCCAGGATTCAGGAAACTTTAATCTGCCGGTGATCAAAGACGGAAAATATCTGGGGTTTGTATCGCGGGCGCAGGTTTTCTCACAGTACCGGAAATTGCTCAAAGAGTTCTCGGACGAATAG
- a CDS encoding ABC transporter permease: protein MIFDRDKWQEIFSTISKNKLRTFLTGFSVAWGIFMLIILLGSGRGLQNGVQHQFADEATNSLWIFQGLTSKPYKGTNAGRRIQFTNADYTRTKKVDPHIDHISGRFYVGNKNVSYKTWSGSYDIRAVHPGNRYIENTEITMGRFINPLDISHFSKVIVIGDVVRKDLFRHGISPLGKYVEVGNIPFKVIGVFKDAGGNGEMRKAYIPVTTAQRIFNGGNRLGMISLTVGDASLRQTKTIEKELRMQFAKAHHFSPSDQRAIRISNTLEQYEKFMNLFAGIRLFIWIIGIGTIIAGIVGVSNIMMIVVKERTKEIGIRKALGATPASIVGLILMESVVITSLAGYIGLMAGVGLLELVNKYLPPSDFFRHPEANLSIAISAMVLLVIAGAIAGFIPAKKAASIKPIEALRDE from the coding sequence ATGATATTTGACCGTGACAAGTGGCAGGAAATCTTCAGTACGATTAGCAAGAATAAGTTACGTACTTTTTTAACGGGTTTTAGTGTGGCCTGGGGCATTTTTATGCTGATTATTTTGCTGGGTTCGGGACGCGGATTGCAAAACGGCGTGCAACATCAGTTTGCCGATGAAGCTACCAATAGTTTGTGGATTTTTCAGGGACTGACCTCCAAACCTTATAAAGGAACCAATGCCGGGCGCAGGATACAATTTACCAATGCAGATTATACCCGGACAAAAAAGGTGGATCCGCATATCGATCACATTTCGGGTCGTTTTTATGTGGGAAACAAAAATGTCAGTTACAAAACCTGGTCGGGTTCTTACGACATCCGGGCTGTGCATCCGGGAAACAGATACATCGAAAATACCGAAATCACCATGGGACGATTTATTAATCCGCTTGATATAAGTCACTTCAGTAAAGTGATTGTCATTGGTGATGTGGTACGAAAAGATCTTTTCCGGCACGGGATTTCTCCGCTGGGAAAATATGTGGAGGTAGGCAATATTCCGTTTAAAGTGATTGGCGTTTTTAAAGATGCCGGCGGCAACGGTGAAATGCGGAAAGCCTATATCCCCGTAACCACAGCACAACGTATTTTTAATGGTGGAAACCGGCTGGGAATGATTTCGTTGACCGTTGGCGACGCTTCACTGCGTCAAACCAAAACCATCGAAAAAGAACTCCGGATGCAATTTGCCAAAGCGCATCATTTTTCCCCTTCTGACCAAAGAGCCATTCGAATTTCGAATACCTTGGAACAATATGAAAAGTTTATGAACCTGTTTGCCGGAATCCGGTTGTTTATCTGGATAATCGGTATCGGAACCATTATTGCCGGTATTGTGGGGGTGAGCAATATTATGATGATTGTAGTAAAAGAACGAACCAAAGAAATCGGTATCCGGAAAGCGCTGGGTGCTACTCCTGCATCTATCGTAGGACTTATTTTAATGGAGTCGGTGGTAATTACCAGTTTGGCCGGATATATTGGCCTGATGGCCGGTGTAGGGTTGCTGGAACTGGTAAATAAGTATCTGCCGCCGTCTGACTTCTTCCGGCATCCGGAAGCCAACCTTTCCATTGCCATTTCAGCGATGGTTTTGCTGGTCATTGCCGGAGCCATTGCCGGATTTATTCCGGCCAAAAAAGCGGCTTCCATAAAACCCATTGAAGCGTTACGTGATGAATAA
- a CDS encoding ABC transporter permease: MNLFDWDNWQEIWTALKKNPVRTFFTAFGVFWGIFMLVVMLGSGKGLQNGVMEGFGDLATNSFFMWAQQTSLPYQGFKKGRSFHFTNSDIKAIRKNVPDVKLLAPRLQGGGYRGANNVVYGKETGGYTIYGDYPDFIKISPVDMLSGRFVNMNDIRHYRKVAVIGKDVVSGLFKNGENPIGKYIRIQGVYFEVVGTFQSKKKGNRADRDNNSIFLPFTSMQRTFNYGNRVFWFAITSQDSVPATVTEAKVIALMKKIHHINPKDTQAIGHFNLEKEFKKMTGLFAGINGLIWIVGVGTLLAGIIGVSNIMLIIVKERTREIGVKRALGATPFHIISQIILESVTLTIVAGYTGLVVGVSLLSLIDKLLVKSGGKSQFFLHPEVNFHVALTALAVLVVSGIFAGMIPAKRAVSIKPVEALRDE, translated from the coding sequence ATGAATCTATTTGACTGGGACAACTGGCAGGAAATCTGGACTGCACTGAAAAAGAATCCTGTCCGGACTTTTTTCACCGCCTTTGGCGTCTTTTGGGGCATTTTTATGCTGGTGGTGATGCTGGGCTCCGGAAAAGGTTTGCAAAACGGAGTGATGGAAGGTTTTGGTGACCTGGCTACCAATAGTTTTTTTATGTGGGCACAACAAACCTCACTTCCTTATCAGGGATTTAAAAAAGGGCGGAGTTTTCATTTTACCAATAGTGATATAAAAGCGATTCGTAAAAATGTTCCTGATGTAAAACTGTTGGCTCCCCGTTTGCAGGGAGGCGGTTATCGCGGTGCCAACAATGTGGTATACGGAAAGGAAACCGGAGGTTATACCATCTATGGCGATTATCCCGATTTTATTAAAATCAGTCCGGTGGACATGCTGAGTGGTCGTTTTGTAAATATGAATGATATTCGTCATTACCGTAAAGTGGCGGTCATCGGAAAAGACGTGGTGAGCGGATTGTTTAAAAACGGGGAAAATCCTATTGGTAAATACATTCGTATTCAAGGCGTTTACTTTGAAGTAGTGGGTACTTTTCAGTCTAAGAAAAAAGGTAACCGGGCCGACCGCGATAACAACAGCATTTTTTTGCCTTTTACCAGTATGCAGCGAACCTTTAATTATGGAAACCGGGTGTTCTGGTTTGCAATTACTTCGCAGGACAGCGTGCCGGCAACAGTTACTGAAGCCAAGGTCATTGCCCTGATGAAAAAAATCCATCACATCAATCCGAAAGATACCCAGGCTATCGGCCATTTTAACCTGGAAAAAGAATTTAAAAAAATGACCGGTCTTTTTGCCGGTATTAACGGACTGATCTGGATTGTGGGAGTAGGTACCCTGTTGGCCGGTATTATCGGCGTTTCCAATATTATGCTGATTATTGTCAAGGAACGGACCCGCGAAATCGGGGTGAAAAGAGCATTGGGAGCCACTCCTTTCCATATTATTTCGCAGATTATTCTTGAGTCGGTTACGCTGACTATCGTAGCCGGTTATACCGGACTTGTTGTCGGGGTGAGCCTGCTTTCGTTAATCGATAAGCTTTTGGTAAAAAGCGGCGGAAAATCACAGTTTTTTCTCCATCCCGAAGTGAATTTTCATGTTGCCCTGACCGCATTGGCTGTTTTGGTGGTATCGGGCATTTTTGCCGGAATGATTCCTGCCAAAAGAGCCGTAAGCATTAAGCCGGTGGAAGCATTGAGAGATGAATAA
- a CDS encoding efflux RND transporter periplasmic adaptor subunit, producing the protein MKTFFKILMVVVILGVFGYTLYFLWEKSKEKPVVYKTEKPFVTNIIKKTVATGSVVPRKEIEIKPVVSGIISKIYVQEGQMVKKGDLIAKIRIIPNMINLNNAISRVDQAKINLSEAKRNYDRQRELLEKGVIAQADFDAVETKYKIAQEELQTAKENLQLIKEGQIQKKGSPTNTLVRSTISGMVLDVPVEIGNQVIEANNFNAGTTIATIADMNDMIFKGKIDETEVGKIRVGMPLILTIGAIDNARFDAVLTKIAPKGVEENGAVQFEIQADVKLKKNEFIRSGYSANADIVLERADSVLAIPEQLLQFQGDTTTYVEVETAPQVFKKQIIKTGISDGINIQVLSGLKKGMKIKVPS; encoded by the coding sequence ATGAAAACGTTTTTTAAAATCCTGATGGTTGTGGTTATCCTTGGAGTTTTTGGCTATACCCTTTATTTTTTATGGGAAAAATCCAAAGAAAAACCGGTAGTTTACAAAACGGAAAAACCGTTTGTTACCAACATCATCAAAAAAACGGTAGCCACAGGTTCGGTGGTTCCGCGTAAAGAAATTGAAATTAAACCGGTGGTTTCCGGAATCATTTCAAAGATTTATGTGCAGGAAGGACAAATGGTTAAAAAAGGCGATTTGATTGCCAAAATCCGGATCATTCCTAATATGATCAACCTGAACAATGCCATTTCGCGGGTCGATCAGGCTAAAATTAATTTAAGCGAAGCCAAACGTAACTATGACCGGCAACGCGAGCTGTTGGAAAAAGGAGTGATTGCCCAGGCTGATTTTGATGCGGTGGAAACCAAATACAAAATTGCCCAGGAAGAATTGCAAACGGCTAAAGAAAACCTGCAATTAATTAAAGAAGGACAGATACAGAAAAAAGGATCGCCTACCAATACGCTGGTACGTTCGACCATTTCCGGAATGGTGCTGGATGTACCGGTGGAAATCGGAAATCAGGTGATCGAAGCCAATAACTTTAATGCGGGGACGACCATTGCCACCATAGCCGATATGAACGATATGATCTTTAAAGGAAAAATTGATGAAACGGAAGTGGGAAAAATCCGCGTCGGAATGCCGCTGATTCTTACCATTGGCGCCATTGACAATGCCCGGTTTGATGCGGTGTTGACCAAAATAGCTCCTAAAGGAGTGGAAGAAAACGGCGCCGTTCAGTTTGAAATTCAGGCCGATGTAAAACTGAAGAAAAATGAATTTATCCGTTCGGGATACAGTGCCAATGCGGATATTGTTTTGGAAAGAGCCGACAGTGTCCTGGCCATCCCCGAACAGCTTTTGCAATTTCAGGGCGATACGACCACTTATGTAGAAGTGGAAACGGCACCACAGGTATTTAAAAAGCAGATAATTAAAACCGGAATCTCAGACGGAATCAATATTCAGGTTTTGTCGGGACTGAAAAAAGGCATGAAAATAAAGGTTCCCTCGTGA
- a CDS encoding S46 family peptidase: protein MKKISYLLVVLFISAGFRLQAHEGMWIPMLLQQNFAEMQRMGLKLTPEQIYSVNHSSLKDAIAGLSNSPHPQGFFCTSEIVSDQGLLFTNHHCGYESVQKHSTVEHDYLKDGFWAMSKKEELPNKGLTASILVRMADVSDSILPHVSDTMSQQERAKIINPIIARLKKANSENGKYNVVIKPFFEGNKYYMLVYIVYRDVRLVGAPPSSIGKFGGDTDNWMWPRHTGDFTIFRIYTAPDGSPADYSPKNVPLKPKYHLPISLDGIKEGDFAMVWGFPGSTNRYMTAPELEFRMEHYYPPLVEAFGKKLEVWKKHMDANPDVKIKYASNYAMIANSWKYFIGQMRGVKKQHVIAKKKAFDEEFSKWVAENPERKAKYGEVLPDITSAFQAESKTIEPLIYASITGAQGAELLGFAQKLGAVEGLLKQIKETKDKEQKAKKMKRLKEMTAELSGKLHKMYKDYDMPTDRDVFAAMTQMFFQKVPENLHPEYLDKLAKKFKNNFNAMADYVFEKSHFSTEAKAKAFLENPELKAIEKDPAYLLSQQYMAKLMDASGQYRAASGKLAKGKRLFMKGIMEMEPNKVFYPDANSTLRYSYGKVEGYYPRDAVHYLFQTHLYGVMQKEDSTNPEFIVPKKLKELYEKKDFGPYGQDGKQDVDFLTTNDITGGNSGSPVINGKGELIGLAFDGNWEAMSGDIAYIPKLQRTIVVDIRYVLFIIDKYAGDTRLIDELTIHKSVPQPNRVEAAAVTSESQK from the coding sequence ATGAAAAAAATTTCCTACTTACTGGTTGTCCTTTTTATTTCGGCTGGCTTCCGGTTACAGGCCCATGAGGGAATGTGGATCCCCATGTTGCTGCAACAGAATTTTGCCGAAATGCAACGGATGGGACTAAAATTAACCCCCGAACAAATTTATAGCGTTAATCATTCCAGCTTGAAAGATGCCATTGCCGGACTTTCAAACAGTCCGCATCCGCAAGGCTTTTTCTGTACTTCCGAGATCGTTTCCGATCAGGGATTGCTTTTTACCAATCACCACTGTGGTTACGAATCGGTACAAAAGCACAGTACGGTGGAACACGATTATCTGAAAGATGGTTTTTGGGCCATGAGCAAAAAAGAAGAGCTGCCCAACAAAGGGCTTACGGCTTCTATTTTGGTACGGATGGCCGATGTGAGCGACAGTATTTTGCCGCATGTTTCTGATACCATGAGCCAGCAGGAACGGGCAAAAATTATTAATCCGATTATTGCCCGGCTTAAAAAAGCCAATTCTGAAAACGGCAAATACAATGTGGTGATCAAACCTTTTTTTGAAGGAAACAAATACTACATGTTGGTTTACATCGTCTATCGCGATGTACGACTGGTGGGAGCACCACCTTCATCCATCGGAAAATTTGGTGGCGATACCGACAACTGGATGTGGCCCCGCCACACCGGCGATTTCACCATCTTCCGTATTTATACCGCTCCCGACGGCTCACCGGCTGATTATTCCCCCAAAAACGTTCCGTTAAAACCCAAATATCACCTTCCCATTTCTCTTGACGGGATTAAAGAAGGCGATTTTGCCATGGTTTGGGGATTCCCGGGTTCAACCAATCGTTACATGACTGCTCCTGAACTGGAATTCAGAATGGAACACTATTATCCGCCGTTGGTAGAAGCTTTTGGTAAAAAACTGGAAGTATGGAAAAAACACATGGATGCCAATCCGGATGTGAAAATTAAATATGCTTCCAATTATGCGATGATTGCCAACAGCTGGAAATATTTTATCGGACAAATGCGCGGCGTGAAAAAACAGCATGTTATCGCCAAAAAGAAAGCTTTTGATGAAGAATTCTCAAAATGGGTTGCTGAAAATCCGGAAAGAAAAGCCAAATATGGTGAAGTGTTACCGGATATCACCAGCGCTTTTCAGGCGGAATCCAAAACCATTGAGCCCCTGATTTACGCCAGTATTACCGGTGCGCAGGGAGCAGAACTTCTTGGTTTTGCACAAAAACTGGGCGCTGTAGAAGGTCTTTTGAAACAAATTAAAGAAACCAAAGACAAAGAACAGAAAGCCAAAAAAATGAAAAGGCTGAAAGAAATGACAGCCGAACTGAGTGGCAAACTGCACAAAATGTACAAAGACTATGACATGCCTACCGATCGCGATGTTTTTGCTGCCATGACCCAGATGTTCTTCCAGAAAGTACCGGAGAACCTCCATCCGGAATATCTTGACAAGCTGGCCAAGAAATTCAAAAATAATTTCAACGCCATGGCCGATTACGTTTTTGAAAAATCACATTTCAGTACCGAAGCCAAAGCCAAAGCTTTTCTGGAAAATCCGGAGCTGAAAGCAATAGAAAAAGACCCGGCTTATCTCCTCTCGCAACAATATATGGCCAAGTTAATGGATGCCTCAGGCCAATACCGTGCGGCTTCCGGAAAACTGGCCAAAGGAAAGCGTTTGTTTATGAAAGGCATCATGGAAATGGAACCCAACAAAGTTTTTTATCCCGATGCCAATTCTACGTTGCGTTACAGCTACGGAAAAGTGGAAGGATATTATCCGAGAGATGCGGTTCATTACCTGTTTCAAACCCATCTGTACGGCGTAATGCAAAAAGAAGATTCAACCAATCCGGAATTTATTGTTCCTAAAAAGCTGAAAGAACTTTACGAGAAGAAAGATTTCGGCCCTTATGGCCAGGATGGCAAACAGGATGTGGATTTCCTGACCACCAACGACATTACCGGCGGAAATTCCGGAAGTCCGGTCATCAACGGAAAAGGCGAACTGATTGGCCTGGCCTTTGACGGCAACTGGGAAGCCATGAGCGGCGATATCGCTTACATTCCCAAATTGCAACGTACCATTGTGGTCGATATCCGTTATGTATTGTTTATCATTGACAAATATGCCGGCGACACCCGCCTGATTGATGAGCTGACCATTCATAAATCAGTTCCGCAACCAAACCGGGTAGAAGCTGCCGCTGTTACCAGCGAAAGTCAGAAATAA
- a CDS encoding ABC transporter ATP-binding protein, producing the protein MIRLENIHKSYRMGKNKLHVLKGINLHIEKGELVSIMGSSGSGKSTLLNILGILDSYDEGKYFLDKTLMENLNEKKAAFYRNRMLGFVFQSFNLIPFKNAMENVALPLYYQKVPRKKRNQLALEYLEKMGLGPWAEHMPSELSGGQKQRLAIARALITQPKVILADEPTGALDSKTSMEVMDLLRQINREGITMIIVTHEQDIAEKTDRIIHLKDGRIENDANSSESKQKVFENLVEEEALAL; encoded by the coding sequence ATGATACGTCTCGAAAATATTCATAAAAGTTACCGGATGGGGAAAAACAAACTCCATGTTTTAAAAGGAATTAATCTGCATATCGAAAAAGGTGAACTGGTTTCTATCATGGGGTCTTCCGGTTCCGGCAAGTCTACTTTATTGAATATTCTCGGCATTCTTGACAGTTATGACGAAGGAAAATATTTTCTGGATAAAACCCTGATGGAGAATCTCAACGAAAAAAAAGCCGCTTTTTACAGAAACAGAATGTTGGGGTTTGTTTTTCAGTCGTTTAACCTGATCCCCTTTAAAAATGCCATGGAAAATGTGGCTTTACCTCTTTATTACCAGAAAGTTCCCAGAAAAAAGCGTAACCAGTTGGCTTTAGAATATTTAGAGAAAATGGGGTTGGGTCCGTGGGCTGAACACATGCCCAGCGAACTTTCCGGCGGACAAAAGCAGCGGCTGGCCATTGCCCGTGCGTTGATTACCCAACCCAAAGTGATTTTGGCCGATGAGCCTACCGGTGCGCTCGATTCGAAAACTTCTATGGAAGTGATGGATTTGTTGCGACAGATCAACCGCGAAGGAATCACCATGATTATTGTTACTCATGAGCAGGACATTGCCGAAAAAACCGACCGGATTATCCACCTGAAAGACGGTCGTATTGAAAATGATGCCAACAGCAGTGAGTCGAAACAAAAAGTTTTTGAAAACCTTGTGGAAGAAGAAGCCTTGGCCTTATGA
- a CDS encoding efflux RND transporter periplasmic adaptor subunit, producing MKKSYWYFIGIFVFALLIWFFTRTGNSEKTVIQVPVKYGRFVISVTTTGELEARSNEKIHGPNPSALRNARIWQYRIEKIVPDGTVVDSGDWVANLDRSDLANKIKDQELDVEKLRMQYTKTQLDTAITLRDARDALVNMKYALENKQIIVQQSIYEPPATQRQVKLDLEKAQRTYKQAKENYILKSEKARANMKEVQAQLSKAERKLNELNKLNSEFVIYAPKAGMVIYKRNWEGKKQGAGSQVSTWDNVVAILPDLSAMNSKTYVNEIDISKVKKGQKAIVSTDAFPDKKFTGIVTEVANIGQQMKNSNAKVFEVIIQLNGNDSVLRPAMTTKNQIITDVIDSVLYIPVECVHNNDSISYVFTDGYKQQVLTGKSNDEDIIIRKGLHKGEEVYLYPPEGAEKWKIRFLHKK from the coding sequence ATGAAAAAAAGTTATTGGTACTTTATCGGCATTTTTGTATTTGCCCTGTTGATTTGGTTTTTTACCCGTACCGGAAACAGTGAAAAAACCGTAATTCAGGTTCCGGTAAAATATGGCCGGTTTGTCATCAGCGTGACCACGACAGGAGAACTGGAAGCCCGGAGCAATGAGAAGATTCATGGTCCGAATCCTTCTGCCCTGCGTAACGCCCGGATTTGGCAATACCGCATCGAAAAAATTGTTCCGGACGGAACCGTGGTGGATTCCGGCGACTGGGTAGCCAATCTTGACCGGAGCGATTTGGCCAATAAAATCAAAGATCAGGAGCTGGATGTGGAAAAGCTGCGGATGCAGTACACCAAAACCCAACTGGATACAGCCATAACTTTACGCGATGCCCGCGATGCGCTGGTCAACATGAAATATGCCCTGGAAAACAAACAAATCATTGTGCAACAATCTATTTATGAACCGCCTGCCACACAGCGACAGGTAAAGCTGGATCTTGAAAAAGCCCAACGCACGTACAAACAAGCCAAAGAAAATTATATCCTGAAAAGTGAAAAAGCCAGGGCCAACATGAAAGAAGTACAGGCCCAGCTCAGCAAGGCTGAACGAAAACTGAATGAGCTGAATAAGCTAAACAGCGAATTTGTTATTTATGCTCCCAAAGCCGGCATGGTTATTTACAAAAGAAACTGGGAAGGAAAAAAACAGGGAGCCGGTTCACAGGTTTCCACCTGGGATAATGTGGTAGCCATTCTGCCTGATTTAAGTGCCATGAACAGCAAAACTTACGTGAATGAAATCGACATCAGCAAAGTAAAAAAGGGACAAAAAGCCATTGTCAGCACCGATGCTTTTCCGGATAAAAAATTTACCGGGATAGTTACAGAAGTGGCAAACATCGGGCAACAAATGAAAAATTCCAACGCCAAAGTATTTGAGGTCATCATTCAGTTGAATGGAAACGATTCGGTCCTGCGTCCGGCGATGACAACTAAAAATCAAATTATTACCGATGTCATCGATTCGGTCCTGTACATTCCGGTGGAATGTGTACACAACAACGACTCCATCAGTTATGTTTTTACTGATGGTTATAAGCAGCAGGTACTTACCGGAAAAAGCAACGATGAAGACATTATCATCCGGAAAGGATTACACAAGGGGGAAGAAGTTTATCTTTACCCACCTGAAGGAGCCGAAAAATGGAAAATCCGCTTTCTTCATAAAAAATAA